In one window of Micromonospora cathayae DNA:
- a CDS encoding carbohydrate ABC transporter permease translates to MSTVPVPTQAKPERAPTRSGVRRGALAMLIPVVLLALVLGVYPIGRGIWLGFTNERTGGVYGVARTRFVGLDNFVSIFGDAAFVQGLTLMLVIAAVVVVTTYTLAYLQAMLLNQEFPFRRVVRTIVLLPMAVAPVVVGQVFRYLYDPSTGSVNGLLTSLGLVREPEFLPSSSLKWFWIAIPAVWMALPVATLFLLAAIQNVPDELLEAATLDGAGPLGRFRYVTFPATRGALAAILPLSFAAQMLAFELFFALFGGQLGSVSSAGLLVPSVYGYYDLTRGLPGRAAATGTVILAVILIAFLVSRYISLREERKG, encoded by the coding sequence GTGTCCACCGTCCCCGTCCCCACCCAGGCGAAGCCGGAGCGCGCGCCCACGCGCTCCGGCGTCCGCCGGGGTGCCCTGGCGATGCTGATCCCGGTCGTGCTGCTCGCCCTCGTGCTGGGGGTCTATCCGATCGGCCGCGGGATCTGGCTCGGCTTCACCAACGAGCGCACCGGCGGTGTCTACGGCGTCGCCCGGACCCGCTTCGTCGGGCTGGACAACTTCGTCAGCATCTTCGGTGACGCGGCCTTCGTCCAGGGACTGACCCTGATGCTGGTCATCGCCGCCGTCGTGGTCGTCACCACCTACACCCTGGCCTACCTGCAGGCGATGCTGCTCAACCAGGAGTTCCCGTTCCGCCGGGTGGTACGCACGATCGTGCTGCTGCCGATGGCGGTGGCTCCGGTGGTCGTCGGGCAGGTCTTCCGCTACCTGTACGACCCGAGCACCGGCAGCGTCAACGGCCTGCTCACGTCGCTCGGCCTGGTCCGGGAGCCGGAGTTCCTGCCGTCGTCGTCCCTGAAGTGGTTCTGGATCGCCATTCCGGCGGTCTGGATGGCGCTGCCCGTCGCGACGCTGTTCCTGCTCGCCGCGATCCAGAACGTGCCGGACGAGCTGCTGGAAGCGGCCACCCTGGACGGGGCCGGGCCGCTGGGCAGGTTCCGGTACGTGACCTTCCCGGCCACCCGGGGCGCGCTCGCCGCGATCCTGCCGCTGTCGTTCGCGGCGCAGATGCTCGCCTTCGAACTGTTCTTCGCGCTGTTCGGCGGGCAGTTGGGCAGCGTCAGCTCGGCCGGGTTGCTGGTCCCGTCGGTCTACGGCTACTACGACCTCACCCGGGGACTGCCGGGCCGCGCCGCCGCCACCGGCACGGTGATCCTGGCCGTCATCCTGATCGCCTTCCTGGTCTCCCGTTACATCAGCCTTCGTGAGGAGCGGAAAGGATGA
- a CDS encoding ABC transporter substrate-binding protein, with translation MTESLGGLSRRHLLRAGALGAAAVGLAACGNSGSDGTTTSSGKTRVRLMGLFFLQDELAAARQIIDAFNAQSTTIEVQYVQQSWGTIDSKMTVAFSSGDVPELFHYYDAGLIPWGENGLLTDLKTLLPEDSWKNIIPGTLSSLTSPTKGVLGMPFETETPLIYYNTELFTANGIQPATLDNRWTWDQLRDTAARLSKPGDGMYGLSANWQAGEILFKNGLAWQAGAAPIKKDGDTFTIDANDPGTRASIDYLTDLFSRKIADPKGVDGDVVANFMTGSAAMLIRGAWARTQIPTVKGAKVKWAAMPFVKGPQANLGSGAAQTLSIPAAAKNKEAAAEFLRWWSKPENIAKINQAAGQLPPDTAALDVLRSSTNGKDYWDAAIAETAELQGQPYCPGWVPMLGKVWNPAMFAVLKGTSTYDRFAQVVNKDGTAAVRAAAGS, from the coding sequence ATGACCGAGTCCCTCGGCGGCCTGAGCCGCCGGCACCTCCTGCGGGCCGGGGCGCTGGGCGCCGCCGCCGTCGGCCTCGCCGCCTGCGGCAACTCAGGTTCGGACGGCACCACCACCAGCAGCGGCAAGACCCGGGTACGCCTGATGGGCCTGTTCTTCCTCCAGGACGAACTGGCCGCCGCCCGGCAGATCATCGACGCGTTCAACGCGCAGAGCACGACCATCGAGGTCCAGTACGTCCAGCAGAGCTGGGGCACCATCGACAGCAAGATGACCGTCGCCTTCTCCAGCGGCGACGTGCCGGAGCTGTTCCACTACTACGACGCCGGTCTCATCCCGTGGGGCGAGAACGGCCTGCTCACCGACCTGAAGACGCTGCTGCCGGAGGACAGCTGGAAGAACATCATCCCGGGCACACTGTCATCGTTGACCTCGCCCACCAAGGGCGTGCTGGGCATGCCGTTCGAGACCGAGACACCGCTGATCTACTACAACACCGAACTGTTCACGGCGAACGGCATCCAGCCGGCCACCCTCGACAACCGGTGGACCTGGGACCAACTGCGCGACACGGCCGCCCGGCTCAGCAAGCCGGGTGACGGGATGTACGGGCTGTCGGCGAACTGGCAGGCGGGCGAGATCCTGTTCAAGAACGGCCTGGCCTGGCAGGCCGGCGCGGCACCGATCAAGAAGGACGGCGACACCTTCACGATCGACGCCAACGACCCCGGCACCAGGGCGAGCATCGACTACCTCACCGACCTGTTCAGCAGGAAGATCGCCGACCCGAAGGGCGTCGACGGCGACGTGGTGGCCAACTTCATGACCGGGTCGGCCGCGATGCTGATCCGGGGCGCCTGGGCACGTACGCAGATCCCGACCGTCAAGGGCGCCAAGGTCAAGTGGGCGGCGATGCCGTTCGTCAAGGGCCCGCAGGCGAACCTGGGTTCCGGCGCGGCGCAGACGTTGAGCATCCCGGCGGCGGCCAAGAACAAGGAGGCCGCGGCCGAGTTCCTCAGGTGGTGGAGCAAGCCGGAGAACATCGCGAAGATCAACCAGGCGGCCGGGCAGCTCCCGCCCGACACGGCGGCCCTCGACGTGCTGAGGTCCAGCACCAACGGCAAGGACTACTGGGACGCGGCCATCGCCGAGACGGCCGAACTCCAGGGACAGCCCTACTGCCCGGGCTGGGTGCCGATGCTCGGCAAGGTCTGGAACCCGGCGATGTTCGCCGTGCTCAAGGGCACCTCGACGTACGACAGGTTCGCGCAGGTCGTGAACAAGGACGGTACCGCCGCAGTGCGGGCCGCAGCCGGCAGCTAG
- a CDS encoding FAD-dependent oxidoreductase produces MDATDEVYDVIVAGTGAAGLAAALTAIDTARELATGDLSVLVVDRAPRDHAGGNSFWSTAGFRMPDTTRVNDRFVESFAAVGVTAPDYVARLAADAPAALQWLAGKGVRFRPPRIFLTSDDPRISPEGQGAEIVTALRRELERHTSGVFYERDGQSHAAGVEIRYATEATDLVRDDDGTVVGMTLRGPDGEVRSVRATAVVLATGGFEGNPEMMRRHVGYVVPTICRGGSYNTGAGITMALAAGARRTGRWDNFHPLPADPRSAGGDRGLLTFAAIMETVPYSIMLNRKAARFMDEGVTTMDLLYDEVGRAVQAQPEQIAYAVFDAKTAGLPQWREAVSRDLLDEPYSAATIGELAAQLGIDPEAARETVAAYNAAAPDGGARFDAMRPDGLRTAPGLTPAKSNWAQRVDTAPFYAFPVTCANVFTMGGIGTSPAAEVVTEAGDPIPGLYAAGEMTGLYQAKYVGATSYLRSLVFGRIAGRNAATRALGLG; encoded by the coding sequence ATGGACGCTACGGACGAGGTGTACGACGTCATCGTGGCCGGTACCGGGGCCGCCGGGCTGGCCGCGGCGCTGACCGCCATCGACACCGCCCGCGAGCTGGCGACCGGGGACCTCAGCGTCCTCGTCGTCGACCGGGCCCCCCGGGACCACGCCGGTGGAAACAGCTTCTGGAGTACGGCAGGGTTCCGGATGCCGGACACCACCCGGGTCAACGACCGGTTCGTCGAGTCGTTCGCCGCCGTGGGAGTGACCGCCCCCGACTACGTGGCCCGGCTGGCCGCCGACGCCCCGGCGGCGTTGCAGTGGCTGGCCGGCAAGGGCGTCCGGTTCCGGCCCCCGCGGATCTTCCTCACCTCCGACGACCCGAGGATCTCCCCCGAGGGTCAGGGGGCCGAGATCGTCACCGCGCTCCGCCGCGAACTCGAACGGCACACCAGTGGCGTGTTCTACGAGCGGGACGGCCAGAGCCACGCCGCCGGGGTCGAGATCCGGTACGCCACCGAGGCCACCGACCTGGTCCGGGACGACGACGGCACGGTGGTCGGGATGACGCTGCGCGGCCCCGACGGAGAGGTCCGCTCGGTACGGGCCACGGCGGTGGTCCTCGCCACCGGCGGGTTCGAGGGCAACCCGGAGATGATGCGCCGGCACGTCGGCTACGTCGTGCCCACCATCTGCCGGGGCGGGTCGTACAACACCGGGGCGGGCATCACCATGGCGCTGGCCGCCGGGGCCCGCCGCACCGGGCGGTGGGACAACTTCCATCCGCTCCCGGCCGACCCGCGCAGCGCCGGCGGCGACCGGGGACTGCTCACCTTCGCCGCCATCATGGAGACCGTCCCGTACTCGATCATGCTCAACCGCAAGGCCGCCCGGTTCATGGACGAGGGCGTCACGACGATGGACCTGCTCTACGACGAGGTGGGCCGGGCCGTGCAGGCCCAGCCCGAGCAGATCGCGTACGCGGTCTTCGACGCCAAGACCGCGGGCCTGCCACAGTGGCGGGAGGCGGTCTCCCGGGACCTGCTCGACGAGCCGTACTCGGCGGCGACGATCGGGGAACTCGCCGCCCAGCTCGGCATCGATCCCGAGGCGGCCCGGGAGACGGTGGCGGCGTACAACGCGGCGGCACCGGACGGTGGCGCGCGGTTCGACGCGATGCGCCCCGACGGGCTGCGTACCGCCCCGGGGCTCACCCCGGCGAAGTCCAACTGGGCGCAGCGCGTCGACACCGCCCCGTTCTACGCGTTCCCGGTGACCTGCGCCAACGTCTTCACCATGGGCGGCATCGGCACCAGCCCGGCGGCCGAGGTGGTCACCGAGGCCGGTGATCCGATCCCCGGCCTCTACGCGGCCGGCGAGATGACCGGGCTCTACCAGGCCAAGTACGTCGGCGCCACGTCGTACCTGCGGTCGCTGGTCTTCGGCCGGATCGCCGGCCGCAACGCCGCGACACGGGCGTTGGGCCTCGGGTGA
- a CDS encoding cyclase family protein, with translation MTPAEALYQRLRAAAPWGPADERGTVNHVTPERVARAAALVRTGRVVSAAHDLDTRQSAKNYRPVVHRMLFKRFAGGVTVTDELTVAPHSFTVTHLDAVAHSNFAGTVYNGRSADAVTTERGLTFGSVHVLRDGIVTRGVLLDVAAATGRPWLSPTDTVGVAELERAERHAGVRVRPGDALLVRVGLAARERAEGPEDVTVRAGLDLDAVEWLFTRGVAVYGGDCFDQLPTPPEVGCPWPLHQVGQAGGGLVLLDNVDVEPLAVAVREEGRAEFLLVLAPLRLPGGTGSPVNPLCVF, from the coding sequence GTGACCCCCGCCGAGGCCCTGTACCAGCGGCTACGGGCCGCCGCGCCCTGGGGGCCGGCCGACGAACGCGGCACCGTCAACCACGTCACCCCCGAACGAGTGGCGCGGGCCGCCGCGCTGGTACGTACCGGGCGGGTGGTCTCCGCCGCGCACGACCTGGACACCCGGCAGTCGGCCAAGAACTACCGGCCGGTGGTGCACCGGATGCTGTTCAAACGGTTCGCCGGCGGCGTCACCGTCACCGACGAGCTGACGGTCGCCCCGCACTCGTTCACCGTCACGCACCTGGACGCGGTGGCGCACAGCAACTTCGCCGGAACCGTCTACAACGGACGGTCCGCCGACGCGGTCACCACCGAACGCGGCCTGACGTTCGGATCCGTCCACGTGCTGCGCGACGGCATCGTGACCCGGGGGGTGCTGCTCGACGTGGCGGCGGCGACCGGCCGGCCGTGGCTGTCCCCCACCGACACCGTCGGGGTGGCCGAGCTGGAGCGGGCCGAACGGCACGCCGGGGTACGCGTGCGACCCGGCGACGCGCTGCTGGTCCGGGTCGGCCTGGCCGCCCGGGAGCGGGCCGAGGGCCCCGAGGACGTCACGGTACGCGCCGGGCTGGACCTCGACGCGGTCGAGTGGCTGTTCACCAGGGGCGTGGCCGTCTACGGCGGCGACTGCTTCGACCAGTTGCCGACGCCCCCCGAGGTCGGTTGTCCGTGGCCGCTGCACCAGGTCGGGCAGGCCGGCGGCGGGTTGGTGCTGCTGGACAACGTCGACGTCGAACCGCTCGCCGTGGCCGTCCGCGAGGAGGGCCGCGCCGAGTTCCTGCTCGTGCTCGCGCCGTTGCGGCTGCCCGGCGGCACCGGCTCCCCCGTCAACCCGTTGTGCGTGTTCTAG
- a CDS encoding Gfo/Idh/MocA family protein: protein MKPRLCVIGAGTFGEMHLRAGLQLTREGVADLVGFADTNPELVRLREERYGIKGYPDLDTMLDACRPDAVTIATPDFLHRDLAVACLERGIHVLTEKPMDTSVAGCLDMIDAAERAGCLLQVDFMKRKDPYHLDLERRVRTGQVGQVLYGYAWFEDKIEVPTKWLSSWAARSDPAWFLGVHLFDLVGWIVRGRAVQVSATGAKVKLPTLGIDTYDSIQTRVVYDTGASFTFDLAWHFPEGGEALVHQGIKLVGSEGWMTVDSQDRGARGCVAGPTAVGVGADRGQDAARMFTPNLGLFQADQDPSGGEWYRGYAIDSIAEFGRNVHFLANGGSLAALEGRYPSGADGLEATRVAVAVHDSLDAGGQVISLG from the coding sequence ATGAAGCCACGATTGTGTGTGATCGGTGCCGGGACGTTCGGCGAGATGCATCTGCGGGCCGGTCTCCAGCTCACCCGGGAGGGGGTGGCCGACCTGGTGGGGTTCGCCGACACCAACCCGGAGCTGGTCCGGCTGCGCGAGGAACGGTACGGGATCAAGGGCTATCCCGATCTCGACACCATGCTGGACGCCTGCCGGCCGGACGCGGTGACCATCGCGACCCCGGACTTCCTGCACCGCGACCTGGCCGTGGCGTGCCTGGAGCGGGGCATCCACGTGCTCACCGAGAAGCCGATGGACACCTCGGTCGCCGGCTGTCTGGACATGATCGACGCCGCAGAGCGGGCCGGCTGTCTGCTCCAGGTGGACTTCATGAAGCGCAAGGACCCGTACCACCTCGACCTGGAGCGCCGGGTCCGCACCGGTCAGGTCGGGCAGGTGCTGTACGGGTACGCCTGGTTCGAGGACAAGATCGAGGTACCGACGAAGTGGCTGTCGAGCTGGGCGGCGCGGTCCGACCCGGCCTGGTTCCTCGGGGTGCACCTGTTCGACCTGGTCGGCTGGATCGTGCGGGGTCGGGCCGTGCAGGTCTCGGCGACCGGCGCGAAGGTGAAGCTGCCCACCCTCGGGATCGACACGTACGACTCGATCCAGACCCGGGTGGTCTACGACACCGGGGCCAGCTTCACCTTCGACCTGGCCTGGCACTTCCCGGAGGGCGGCGAGGCCCTCGTGCACCAGGGCATCAAGCTGGTCGGCAGCGAGGGCTGGATGACCGTGGACAGTCAGGACCGGGGTGCCCGGGGGTGTGTGGCCGGGCCGACCGCCGTCGGGGTCGGCGCGGACCGGGGGCAGGACGCGGCCCGGATGTTCACCCCGAACCTGGGGCTGTTCCAGGCCGACCAGGACCCGTCCGGTGGCGAGTGGTACCGGGGGTACGCCATCGACTCGATCGCCGAGTTCGGCCGCAACGTGCACTTCCTGGCCAACGGGGGTTCGCTGGCCGCGCTGGAGGGGCGGTACCCGTCCGGCGCGGACGGCCTGGAGGCGACCAGGGTGGCGGTGGCCGTGCACGACAGCCTCGACGCCGGTGGTCAGGTCATCTCGCTGGGCTGA
- a CDS encoding ABC transporter ATP-binding protein, whose product MLTLTNISARYGKIEAVRDVTLAAPASGVVALIGANGAGKSTTLRTIAGLHPAGGGTIVFDGQDITRTAPHRVVRMGLALVPEGRMVVAPLTVTENLRLSGFARRGRDEELLTWVYELFPRLKERRTQRAGSLSGGEQQMLAVGRALMTNPKMLLLDEPSMGLSPRMAEVVLDAVATIAGSGIGTLLVEQNAQAALDIAGHAYVLRRGEVVLSGPAREIMDTDEVRSAYLG is encoded by the coding sequence ATGCTCACACTGACGAACATCTCGGCACGCTACGGGAAGATCGAAGCGGTTCGTGACGTCACCCTGGCGGCACCGGCCAGCGGCGTGGTGGCCCTGATCGGGGCGAACGGCGCCGGCAAGTCCACCACCCTGCGCACCATCGCCGGCCTGCACCCGGCCGGTGGGGGCACCATCGTCTTCGACGGCCAGGACATCACCCGCACCGCCCCGCACCGGGTGGTGCGGATGGGGCTGGCCCTGGTGCCGGAGGGCCGGATGGTGGTCGCCCCGCTCACCGTGACCGAGAACCTGCGGCTCAGCGGGTTCGCGCGGCGCGGCCGGGACGAGGAACTGCTCACCTGGGTGTACGAGCTGTTCCCCCGCCTGAAGGAGCGCCGCACCCAGCGGGCCGGTTCGCTCAGCGGCGGGGAACAGCAGATGCTGGCCGTGGGCCGGGCGCTGATGACCAACCCGAAGATGCTGCTGCTCGACGAGCCGTCGATGGGGCTGTCGCCCCGGATGGCCGAGGTGGTCCTCGACGCGGTCGCCACCATCGCCGGGTCGGGCATCGGCACCCTGCTCGTCGAACAGAACGCGCAGGCCGCGCTGGACATCGCCGGTCACGCCTACGTGCTGCGCCGCGGCGAGGTGGTGCTGAGCGGACCGGCCCGGGAGATCATGGACACCGACGAGGTCCGCTCCGCCTACCTCGGCTGA
- a CDS encoding ABC transporter ATP-binding protein produces MTGTPPLLSVRGLTKRFGGVTAVDHLDLDVPRGSIVGLMGPNGAGKTTVLNMVSGFLRADSGTVTFDGTDITAKPTYEVGRLGIARTYQNLRMFTGLSVLDHVLAGLHTHRRSTAFGAAFFLPSERAERRRSEDQARALLARVGLTGDPTVRADALPYGEQRRVELARALATDPTLLLLDEPTAGMNTVESRHLGDLLVELRDDGLTLMLIEHNIDLVLRYCEQAAVMDFGKLLISGPPDECVADQSVREAYLGRAHAHTDEHLGTLREDRSGS; encoded by the coding sequence ATGACCGGCACCCCGCCGCTGCTGTCCGTACGCGGCCTCACCAAACGGTTCGGCGGCGTCACCGCCGTCGACCACCTCGACCTGGACGTGCCGCGCGGCTCCATCGTCGGCCTGATGGGACCCAACGGGGCCGGCAAGACCACCGTGCTCAACATGGTCAGCGGGTTCCTGCGCGCCGACTCCGGGACGGTCACCTTCGACGGCACCGACATCACCGCCAAACCCACCTACGAGGTCGGCCGGCTCGGCATCGCCCGCACCTACCAGAACCTGCGCATGTTCACCGGACTGTCCGTCCTCGACCACGTGCTGGCCGGCCTGCACACCCACCGGAGGTCGACGGCGTTCGGCGCCGCCTTCTTCCTGCCGTCCGAGCGGGCCGAACGGCGACGCAGCGAGGACCAGGCCCGCGCGCTGCTCGCCCGGGTCGGCCTGACCGGCGACCCGACGGTACGCGCCGACGCGCTGCCCTACGGCGAGCAGCGGCGGGTCGAACTCGCCCGGGCCCTGGCCACCGACCCGACCCTGCTGCTGCTGGACGAACCCACCGCCGGCATGAACACCGTCGAGTCCCGCCACCTCGGTGACCTGCTCGTGGAACTGCGCGACGACGGGCTCACCCTGATGCTCATCGAACACAACATCGACCTGGTGCTGCGCTACTGCGAGCAGGCCGCCGTGATGGACTTCGGCAAACTCCTGATCAGCGGCCCACCCGACGAGTGCGTGGCGGACCAGTCCGTCCGCGAGGCATACCTAGGCAGGGCACATGCTCACACTGACGAACATCTCGGCACGCTACGGGAAGATCGAAGCGGTTCGTGA
- a CDS encoding branched-chain amino acid ABC transporter permease produces MSSLLTSYRSVLDFAIVNAMFALSTFVAMWTGVLSLASVTFAAVAGFLGAYLQVTVGLPVTLVLVIGAVAGAVCAFVVSFPLLRLTSHWVALAAIALVLITRVFVLNLDPLTGGANGRVVLRQTPTWMLLVVLALTCLFLARIRRSRIGIACETVREDAAVAATLGIKPARVQRFAMVVSGAIGGLAGVMMANVVQYINPDTYSTTVMFLMLAAVVLGGAYHWAGAVVGAAVFTLIPELSRSVAPAVVDDILRGVVIIIIMIFLPRGIVDPGRNWRLPGRRRPAPTPATETS; encoded by the coding sequence ATGTCCAGCCTGCTGACCTCCTACCGCAGCGTGCTCGACTTCGCGATCGTCAACGCGATGTTCGCGCTGAGCACCTTCGTGGCGATGTGGACGGGCGTGCTGAGCCTCGCCTCGGTCACCTTCGCCGCCGTCGCCGGTTTCCTCGGCGCGTACCTCCAGGTGACCGTCGGCCTGCCGGTGACGCTGGTGCTGGTGATCGGCGCGGTGGCCGGCGCGGTCTGCGCCTTCGTGGTGTCGTTCCCGCTGCTCCGGCTGACCAGTCACTGGGTGGCCCTCGCGGCCATCGCCCTGGTGCTGATCACCCGGGTCTTCGTACTCAACCTCGACCCGCTGACCGGCGGGGCCAACGGCCGGGTGGTGCTGCGCCAGACCCCCACCTGGATGCTGCTGGTCGTCCTCGCCTTGACCTGCCTGTTCCTGGCCCGGATCCGGCGGTCCCGGATCGGCATCGCCTGCGAGACCGTCCGGGAGGACGCCGCCGTCGCCGCCACCCTGGGCATCAAACCCGCCCGGGTGCAGCGGTTCGCGATGGTGGTCAGCGGCGCGATCGGCGGCCTGGCCGGCGTGATGATGGCGAACGTGGTGCAGTACATCAACCCGGACACCTACTCCACCACGGTCATGTTCCTGATGCTGGCCGCAGTGGTCCTGGGCGGCGCGTACCACTGGGCGGGCGCGGTGGTCGGGGCCGCCGTGTTCACCCTCATCCCGGAGCTGAGCCGCAGCGTGGCGCCCGCCGTGGTGGACGACATCCTGCGCGGCGTCGTGATCATCATCATCATGATCTTCCTGCCCCGGGGCATCGTCGACCCCGGCCGGAACTGGCGGCTGCCCGGCCGCCGCCGACCCGCCCCCACCCCGGCGACGGAGACGTCATGA
- a CDS encoding branched-chain amino acid ABC transporter permease: MIVFGEQLVNGIALGAIYAMFGVGFGLVFSTMGVFNIAFGMVASCGALIALTTVKAQPLPFVLVVMVGVLAAGAIGALVDQVTTQPLRKRGGGFLGPIITTIGALEILTVIASRATQGQVDRFPPGSYPAGLVRIGEFAIPTIQIVNIAVAALLVVGVYLFLNRARWGSAIRAVGHSAEGATLSGVASRSVFIATAFLASAISGLAAVLAGAATSNVSFLLGENLLLKGFAAVIIGGFTDIRGTALAGLVLGLAEVLGAQYVSGSFRDAFAFGLLILFLFVRPQGIFGGQELRV; this comes from the coding sequence GTGATCGTCTTCGGAGAACAACTCGTCAACGGCATCGCCCTCGGTGCCATCTACGCCATGTTCGGCGTGGGCTTCGGACTCGTCTTCAGCACGATGGGCGTGTTCAACATCGCCTTCGGCATGGTCGCCAGCTGCGGCGCCCTGATCGCCCTCACCACCGTCAAGGCGCAGCCCCTGCCGTTCGTCCTGGTGGTGATGGTCGGGGTCCTCGCGGCCGGCGCGATCGGCGCGCTGGTCGACCAGGTCACCACCCAGCCGCTGCGCAAACGCGGCGGCGGCTTCCTCGGCCCGATCATCACCACCATCGGGGCGCTGGAGATCCTGACCGTGATCGCCTCCCGGGCGACCCAGGGCCAGGTCGACCGGTTCCCGCCGGGCAGCTACCCGGCCGGCCTGGTCCGGATCGGCGAGTTCGCCATCCCGACCATCCAGATCGTCAACATCGCGGTGGCGGCCCTGCTCGTCGTCGGCGTCTACCTGTTCCTCAACCGGGCCCGCTGGGGTTCGGCGATCCGGGCCGTCGGCCACAGCGCCGAGGGGGCGACGCTCAGCGGCGTCGCCTCCCGCTCGGTCTTCATCGCCACCGCGTTCCTGGCCTCGGCGATCTCCGGCCTGGCGGCCGTGCTCGCCGGGGCCGCCACCTCCAACGTGTCCTTCCTGCTCGGGGAGAACCTGCTGCTGAAGGGGTTCGCCGCGGTCATCATCGGTGGCTTCACCGACATCCGCGGTACCGCGCTGGCCGGTCTGGTGCTCGGTCTCGCCGAGGTGCTCGGCGCCCAGTACGTCTCCGGGTCCTTCCGGGACGCCTTCGCGTTCGGGCTGCTCATCCTCTTCCTCTTCGTCCGGCCGCAGGGCATCTTCGGCGGCCAGGAACTGAGGGTGTGA
- a CDS encoding ABC transporter substrate-binding protein, which produces MRRNHAAALAAFTTITLLVAGCGESADESSGSGGDTYTIGYITDATGSQIATAVPRVQAARMAVEDINASGFLGEGKTLKMVEEDGKADAAPSVSAANKFFGDQNVLAVACCSLSGVAGALKPLFQQAKLPLVITTAVLPGLPEPPYIYRSALLNDTPEGGNGQLAAKAIEVFQPKTVVIVRTADNDGMRAESDVWKSVFDAKGIPVTVVDTGSKDTDFNGVATQVSGAKPDLVVDSMLGATAAPFIRALRDRGYTGQILGNVVMGTQQYHDVAGDALDGLVYAAPFTPLTDDPAGKKFVERYTAKYGEAPINDAVQGYTAVYLIANALKAAGDNPTRESLAQALSKVTSFDSLVGTITMTNGQAQGDRFEFVQWGPGGKQQLWQPAG; this is translated from the coding sequence ATGAGGCGGAACCACGCCGCGGCCCTGGCCGCGTTCACCACGATCACTCTGCTCGTCGCGGGATGCGGCGAGAGCGCCGACGAATCCTCCGGGAGCGGCGGCGACACCTACACGATCGGTTACATCACCGACGCCACCGGCTCCCAGATCGCCACCGCCGTACCCCGCGTACAGGCCGCCCGGATGGCCGTCGAGGACATCAACGCCAGCGGCTTCCTCGGCGAGGGCAAGACCCTGAAGATGGTCGAGGAGGACGGCAAGGCCGACGCCGCGCCCTCGGTCAGCGCCGCCAACAAGTTCTTCGGCGACCAGAACGTGCTCGCCGTCGCCTGTTGCAGCCTCAGCGGCGTCGCCGGTGCCCTCAAGCCGCTCTTCCAGCAGGCCAAGCTGCCCCTGGTGATCACCACCGCGGTCCTGCCCGGCCTGCCCGAACCGCCCTACATCTACCGGTCGGCGCTGCTCAACGACACCCCCGAGGGCGGCAACGGGCAACTCGCGGCGAAGGCCATCGAGGTGTTCCAGCCCAAGACCGTGGTCATCGTCCGCACCGCCGACAACGACGGCATGCGCGCCGAGTCCGACGTGTGGAAGTCGGTCTTCGACGCCAAGGGCATCCCGGTGACCGTCGTCGACACCGGCAGCAAGGACACCGACTTCAACGGCGTCGCCACCCAGGTGTCCGGCGCGAAACCCGACCTCGTCGTGGACAGCATGCTCGGCGCCACCGCCGCGCCGTTCATCCGCGCGCTACGCGACCGCGGCTACACCGGCCAGATCCTCGGCAACGTGGTGATGGGCACCCAGCAGTACCACGACGTGGCCGGCGACGCGCTCGACGGCCTGGTCTACGCCGCGCCGTTCACCCCGTTGACCGACGACCCGGCCGGCAAGAAGTTCGTCGAGCGGTACACCGCCAAGTACGGCGAGGCACCGATCAACGACGCCGTGCAGGGGTACACCGCCGTCTACCTGATCGCCAACGCGCTCAAGGCGGCCGGCGACAACCCCACCCGGGAGAGCCTCGCCCAGGCGCTGAGCAAGGTCACCTCCTTCGACTCGCTGGTCGGCACCATCACCATGACCAACGGGCAGGCCCAGGGCGACCGGTTCGAGTTCGTGCAGTGGGGCCCGGGCGGCAAGCAGCAGCTCTGGCAGCCGGCCGGGTGA